The Calditrichota bacterium genome includes the window TTGAGCTGCGCTCCCTCTGAGGTCACCGGCTGCCAGCCTTGAAGCTGCTCAAAGTCATCGAGCAGCCTCTCCTGCGCTCGCCCTTGCAGCACCAGCATCGTGAGAGAAGCGGCCACAACAATGCCAAGCTTTCTCATGGTTCGTATCCTCGTGAAGGTCAGAAAGGTTGGATGACTCGCCGGTGCGTCTCCCAAGAGAGGTAACTGACCACTCGGCCCCTGGCGCTCTTCCTGTCGTATGAGCTCCTCCCTCACGGCGCTGAAGCCAACTCCAGCCAGCCGCCGGAGAAGCCTGCCCTGCGCAACCCAGCAACGATGTACGGATTGCGTTTCATCACCTCCCAGACCAAGCCGGTGCGCAAGTTTTCCGTCATGAGCACAATGGGCCCCTGGTCGATGCCCAGGTAGTCGTGGTCAAACCAACCGTGGGGGGTCTTGGTAGTTGCGAAAGTCGGGTTGAACGCATCGCGGAAGCCGAACTCTGTCCAAAGGAGCTCGCCGTATTTGGCGCGCATCTGCTTCAAGGTGGGGATGCAAATCTCCGGCGCGAAAGGAAGCGATCCGGCCACGGCAGTGGGCGTAATGGTGCCGTCGTCGTTGGTCCAGTCGATAGAAGGCCCGCGCGCACCGTAGCCAATGAAGCGTCGTTCCCTGCCGTCGATGACGAGCGTGGTATCACCCGGGCCGTCGCAGGCGGAGAAACCCCAGATGGTCGGCCCATAGTCGCGAAAGCCGGCCGGGTTGTGGATGGCGTAGGCCCGTTGGGACAAAGTGGCGCGGCGCGAGTTCTCGAAGTAATCAATGCCCCGCGCGCGCATGTAATCGTCCTTGATGCCGCGAAAGTCGATCCAACAGTGCGAGAACTGGTGCCCGAACAGAGGGGCGAAGCTAATGAACTCCTGGCCGTAGAATTCAGCCCAGAGGTAGGATGCGGTCCACGCTTGCCAGGCGCTGGGCGGAATAGGATGCGTAGGCGAGCCCAGGGCCAAGATGTAGAGGATCATAGCCTCGTTGTAGCCTTTCC containing:
- a CDS encoding Tat pathway signal protein, whose product is KGYNEAMILYILALGSPTHPIPPSAWQAWTASYLWAEFYGQEFISFAPLFGHQFSHCWIDFRGIKDDYMRARGIDYFENSRRATLSQRAYAIHNPAGFRDYGPTIWGFSACDGPGDTTLVIDGRERRFIGYGARGPSIDWTNDDGTITPTAVAGSLPFAPEICIPTLKQMRAKYGELLWTEFGFRDAFNPTFATTKTPHGWFDHDYLGIDQGPIVLMTENLRTGLVWEVMKRNPYIVAGLRRAGFSGGWLELASAP